CCGCAGTTCGTGGTGAAGCTGCCGGTCGAACCGCTGTCCCCGTTCGCGGGGAGGCCGTTCGCGCCGACGCCCAGCTGTGCGTTGCCCTGGACCTGCGTGATGTCCACGAAGTCGTCCGCCGACGGTCCGTTGCCGGCCTGACCGCCGTTGCCGCCCTGGTCCTGTCCGCCGCCGTCCTGGCCACCCTGGTCCTGACCGTCGTTGTTCTGGCCGTCGTTGTTCTGGTCCTGACCGTCCTGGTTCTGGTCCCCGCCCTGCTGGCCGTCGTTGGTCTCCGGCTGCTCGGCCGGGACGCCCTGGCACTGGGCGAGCTGGTCGAGGCCCTGCGGTCGCTGGCCGCCGGCCCGGTTGATGTTGATGCCGATCCGGTCGAGCGTGGCCACGCGCTTGGACTTCAGCGGGCCGAGGATGGCGTTGTTGACGTAGTTGGCGTCCCCGGCCTGGGCCTGCCGCGTCTCAGCGAGACGCTTGTAGGCGTCCGTGACCTGCCTGTCCAGCAGCGCCAGCTCCTTGGCGACGCCCCTGCGCGCGCTCTTCGGCACCTTCGTCAGCTTCTGGCCGACATCAGGGCAGTTGATCGTCGCGACCTGGGCGTTCGTGGACTTCGTCTGGGTCCACCCAGAGTTGTCCTCGTGTGCCGAAGCATAGAAGTTGGCCCATACAAGCCCGCCCCCACCGAGCGCTAGGGCCGCCGATGCGGCTATGGCCTTGGTGGCCAGCGGCGTACGGCGTTTTCTCGTGTTGCGTCCCATGGAACTCCTCTGACTTCCTTTTTCGGGGCATCGAGGCGCCCGACAGGAGTGAAGCGGCTCCCCTTCATACGGAGGGCGTCCCATGGGTGTTCAGTCGCCTCGGAAATCGTTGAGAGATTCGTGAGAACGCTGTGTGCTCAACAGCCCTGTAAACACCGCGAGTTGTTGATCCCTGACGGCGGGTGCACGCCGGGTCCGTTTTCACCGGCCGTGGTCGAGATACGCGAGAACCGCCAGCACGCGACGGTTGTCGTCGTCCGACACTTCCAGGCCCAGTTTCGCGAAGATATTGGCGGTGTGCTTGGCGATCGCCCGTTCCGTGACGACGAGCCGCTCGGCTATCGCCCCGTTCGACCGCCCCTGCGCCATCAGCTCCAGCACCTCCGTCTCGCGGGGCGTGAGCCGCGCCAGCGGCTGGTCGTCGGCCGCGCGCCGGGACAGCAGCTGCTGGATCACCTGCGGGTCCATCGCGGTGCCGCCCGCCGCGACCCGCCGTACGGCGTCCACGAACTGCTCCGCGTCGAACACCCGGTCCTTCAAGAGATACCCCACCCCGCCACTGCCGTCGGCGAGCAACTCCCGCGCGTACAACTGCTCCACGTGCTGGGACAGCACCAGCACCGGCAGCCCGGGCTTCTTCCGCCGGGCCTCCAGCGCGCACTGCCCCTTGTCGGCGTGGGTGGGCGGCAGCCGGACGTCGACCACGGCGACGTCCGGCTCCGGTTCGCTGAGCGCCTGCTCCGGCTCGGGGCCGGACCCGGCGGCGGCGATCTCGAAGTCGTAGGCTTCGAGTAGCGGACCAGTTCCTCGTGCAGTAGGAACAGGTCTTCGGCGAAGACTTGGCCCATATGTCACCCACATGGGTTGCAGCTGGGGCGTGACCTGGGCTTTCCGGCGTGGCCGTCTCCAAGGAGGCGTCTCATCCGGGGTCGCCCAGGGCGCTGTCCGGCGTTTGGGGAGCAGTGGTCTCACGGCCTTGCCGTGGGACTGCCGCGATGCCAGCACCGCGAACGGTGGTCTGACGCAGAGCGGTTGACTCCCGCAGGGCCTCTTCTGGCCCCATGTCCGCAAGGGACTTAAGTACGCTACCACCCGACGCCCACGCTCACCTCCCTTACGGTCGGCAGCCGCAGCGCCAACGCCCTTACGGCGTCGCCCAGTCCGCGCTCGGCGAGCACGGGTGGGCCCCCGGGAGGGGTGGGGGGTGGGTCGACGGCTTAATTGAAATCGGCCCGGCTGGACTGGATGCCGCGCACGAGGTCGCGCAGCTCGGCGAGCGCGTCGGCGGAGGACCGGCGGGCCTGCGCGAGCAGCTGCTTGGCCTGCTCGGGGTCCTTGTCGAGCAGCATCTCGACGGTGCCGAGGTCCATGCCCATCGCGACCAGGCGAGCCTGGGCGCCGTCGTGCAGGTCGCGTTCGATACGGCGGAGTTCGGCGGCGGAGGTGTCGACGGCGTCGCGCCGGGTCTCCGTCAACACCCGTACGCGCTCGGCCAGTTCGCCCTGATTGGAGCCGAGGACGGCGCGGGTGAGCCGGAAGTGCGTCTGGAGCAGGCGTGCGGTGAGGAAATGGGCGGCGAAGAGGAGGACGAGGCCCAGGGCCCCGGCGCCGAGCGCGGACGCCTGCCCGGTGACCGGCACGAAGCCGTACCAGTACGTGCCGCCTCTGGTGTCCGTGAAGACCCGCCACAGCCCGGCCGCTATCGCGAACCCCTCCAGCGGATAGAAGAGCAGCACGGCCGGCAGCAGCGCGGTGAGGAACCCGGCCGTCATGTCGACCGGCAGCCACCGCAGGTCCCGCCAGGTCGCCGGGTCGCGCAGCATCCCGAAGGTGCGCGTCCACGGATTGGCGTTCGTCGGCAACGGCCGGTACGCCGACGGTATCCGCACCCCGCCCCACTCGGCGGCGAGGACCCGCCGCCAGTCGGCGAACGCCCGGACCCCCGTCAGCACCCAGGGAGTCGTGACGATGCCCACGCCGATCGGGATGAGCGCGAGGGACACGAGGGAGAGGACGAAGCAGAGGACGGCTCCCGGCAGGGAAACCAGGGCCAGCGCCAACCCCCTCAGCGCTGCGACCCCCATGCCCCGTGCCCTCGAACCGCGGCCGTTTTTCGTGTCGTTGGTCATGCCGTCAGTCTCGCGGAGGCCGCAGCGCCGGTCACGGGGCCGGGGCCCCGGATCAGGGGGTGGTGCCAGGTACACCCCCGAGGGCGGCCAGGACCTTGGCCTCCACTTCCGGGTCGAGCCCCTTCGATGTCCGGTCCGGCCGCATGGGCGCCGTACCGCCGATGTCCTGGAGCCAGCGCCAGGTGTCGGCGACGGTCTCCTCGACAGGCCGGCAGCGCAGCCCGGTCGCGACGGCCCTGGACACGTCCGCGCCGTGCAGGGCGTCGTGCATGTCGCTGCCCGGCGGCACCCACACCGGCAGCTGGGTCCACGGCTCGATGCCCGCGTCCAGGATCACCTTCGGTTCGGTCCAGCGCGGTTCGGCGTCCCCGCCGACGGTGGCCACACAGGCGTCGAGCAACTCGCCCATGGTGGTGTGCCCTTGAGGGCTCATCAGGTTGTACGGCCCGCTCAGCTCCTGCTCCACCGCCCCCAGGATCCACTCCGCGAGGTCGCGGACGTCGACGTACTGGAGGGGAAGGTCCCGCGGGCCCGGGGCCAGCACCGGACCGCCGCGCGCGATCCGACCGAGCCACCACGGCAGCCGGCCGACGTTCTCGTACGGCCCGAGGAGCAGCCCGGCGCGCACGAGCAGCGAGCGGTCCGCCCCGTACTCCTCGGCCGCGGCCAGCTCGCCGCCCCGCTTGTCCCGCGGGTAGTCGGTCTGCTCCGCCCCGGCCTCGGCGTCCTCGACCAGCGGCGCGTCCTCGCCGTATCCGGCGGGCGGGGCCCAGGCGTACACCGAGCAGCTCGACACGTACACATACCGCCCGGCGCGGCCCCGCAGCAGCCGCGCCGCGTCCCGCACCGCGCGGGGCGCCGCCGACCAGGTGTCGACGACGGCGTCCCACTCGCCGGTGTGCTCGGCGAGGACGGCGAGCCCGTCGGACGCGGTGCGGTCACCTCGCAGCAACCGCACCCCGGCCGGCGGCTCGTGCCGGCCCCGGTTGAAGACGGTCACGTCCCAGCCGCGCCCGAGGGCCGCCTCCACGACGGCCCGCCCGGCGAACTCCGTACCACCCAGCACCAGAAGTCTCATACCGCCGACTCTGCCCGGCACGGGCGCGGGACGGAACAGGACTCTGCCATCAGCAGAAGGGTTTCGACCAAGTGGCCGGGCAGGTCAACGCCCGATCGGCGGGGCGTACTTGTACCCGACCCGCCGCACCGTCCGGATGGTGTCCCGGTGCTCGGCGCCCAGCTTGCGGCGCAGCCGGGCGATGTGGACGTCGACGGTACGGCCGTCGCCCACATGCCCGTACCCCCACACCGTGGTGACCAGCTGGTCGCGGGTGTGCACGCGATGCGGGTTGGCCACCAGGTGGGCGAGCAGTTCGAACTCCAGGTAGGTGAGGTCGAGTTCACGCCCGTCGACGGCGGCGGTGCGCCGCACGGTGTCGACGGTGACGAGCGGGTCGCCGTCGGCGCTCCGGGCCGGACCCGGAGCCGGCGGCTGCTGGTCGGCCGGCACGAGCACCAGGTAGCCGATCATCGGCGGCTGCCCCGGGAGCGTGGGCAGGGAGTGCTGGGGGGCGGGCAGCCAGGTGGCGCCCGGCGGCAGCAGGTCCGCGACGTCGATCACCTCGTCCCGGTCCACGGCACGCAGATGATGCCGTGAACCGTGCGGGGCAGGGGAGTTGAGCGTGGCGGCGGAGGACAGAGAACGAGTGGTCGCCATGAGAGGTCAGCTCTTTTCGCGCGAGGAGTCCGTTGAGGAGACGTACGTCGTTTCGCGCTGGCCGAAGGCCGGGGAAGTTACGGCTTTACAGGGCCCGCGCGTTCACCGCGCGGCAACACACCCGGTCGAAGTCGTCGTGCTGACGGGAAGGCCAGAAGGGCTCGAGGTCATGGCGACCTGTCGAGGAGTACTTCGGGAAGCTGGCCATGCCCCCATTGAAGCAGACACCGCCCACGGAAAGGACCCTCCTCTCACTGCTTGGACGATTCCTTGACGCCCCAGTGACAAGGCGAGGGGGGCGCCCACCGTCCTGGTGGGCGCCCCCCTCGGGAGCTACTGGGCTCTCGGAGCCACTGGGTGGATCAGACCTGGCCGGCCTTCTCCAGCGCGGTGCAGCAGGTGTCGACGATCAGTCGGGTCACCAGGTACGGGTCGACGTTGGCGTTCGGACGGCGGTCCTCGATGTAACCCTTGCCGTCCTTCTCGACCTGCCACGGGATACGCACCGACGCACCACGGTTGGACACGCCGTAGGAGTACTCGTTCCACGGGGCGGTCTCGTGCAGACCGGTCAGACGGTCGTCGATGCCGGCGCCGTAGTTCTTGACGTGGTCGAGCGGCTTGGAGCCCTCACCGAGCGACTCGCACGCGGTGATGATCGCGTCGTAGCCCTCGCGCATCGCCTTCGTGGAGAAGTTCGTGTGCGCACCGGCGCCGTTCCAGTCGCCCTTCACCGGCTTCGGGTCCAGCGTCGCGGAGATGCCGAAGTCCTCGGCGGTGCGGTAGAGCAGCCAGCGGGCGACCCACAGGTGGTCGGAGACCTCCAGCGGGGAGACCGGGCCGACCTGGAACTCCCACTGGCCGGGCATGACCTCGGCGTTGATGCCGGAGATCGCGAGGCCGGCGGCCAGGCAGTTGTCCAGGTGGGCCTCGACGACCTCACGGCCGAAGATCTCGTCGGCGCCGACGCCGCAGTAGTAG
Above is a window of Streptomyces sp. DT2A-34 DNA encoding:
- a CDS encoding SDR family oxidoreductase produces the protein MRLLVLGGTEFAGRAVVEAALGRGWDVTVFNRGRHEPPAGVRLLRGDRTASDGLAVLAEHTGEWDAVVDTWSAAPRAVRDAARLLRGRAGRYVYVSSCSVYAWAPPAGYGEDAPLVEDAEAGAEQTDYPRDKRGGELAAAEEYGADRSLLVRAGLLLGPYENVGRLPWWLGRIARGGPVLAPGPRDLPLQYVDVRDLAEWILGAVEQELSGPYNLMSPQGHTTMGELLDACVATVGGDAEPRWTEPKVILDAGIEPWTQLPVWVPPGSDMHDALHGADVSRAVATGLRCRPVEETVADTWRWLQDIGGTAPMRPDRTSKGLDPEVEAKVLAALGGVPGTTP
- a CDS encoding winged helix-turn-helix domain-containing protein, translating into MATTRSLSSAATLNSPAPHGSRHHLRAVDRDEVIDVADLLPPGATWLPAPQHSLPTLPGQPPMIGYLVLVPADQQPPAPGPARSADGDPLVTVDTVRRTAAVDGRELDLTYLEFELLAHLVANPHRVHTRDQLVTTVWGYGHVGDGRTVDVHIARLRRKLGAEHRDTIRTVRRVGYKYAPPIGR
- the glnII gene encoding glutamine synthetase; translated protein: MTFKAEYIWIDGTEPTAKLRSKTKIMSGEPVGLDALPIWGFDGSSTNQAEGHSSDRVLKPVFTCPDPIRGGDDILVLCEVLNIDMTPHESNTRAALTEVAEKFAAQEPIFGIEQEYTFFQDGYPLGFPKGGFPAPQGGYYCGVGADEIFGREVVEAHLDNCLAAGLAISGINAEVMPGQWEFQVGPVSPLEVSDHLWVARWLLYRTAEDFGISATLDPKPVKGDWNGAGAHTNFSTKAMREGYDAIITACESLGEGSKPLDHVKNYGAGIDDRLTGLHETAPWNEYSYGVSNRGASVRIPWQVEKDGKGYIEDRRPNANVDPYLVTRLIVDTCCTALEKAGQV